TTATATACATTTATGGACTTGTTATAGTAGGTGGAATAAGAAAAGAAGATATGAATGAATTCCCAAGTAAAATTACAAGATTGATACCTAAATTTCTTTTAGAAAAAGTAAAATAATAAATGAATGAATATATAATAAAATAAAATTAGCATAATGAAAATGCCCTAAAGACTTATTCTTTAGGGCATTTTATTATTGTTTTTTTAGTGTTTTAGATAAAATAGAATTTATACTGAAGAATAAGAAGAAGGCAAAAATTATTATTGTTATTATTTTAAATTTAAAAAATGATCCTGGTATTAAATTATTCATAATATTTATTATAAAATAAATTAGTAGACTTAAAAGAATATCTATAAATATATTTTCATTATGAAATTCCATATAACATTTTTTATTTATTTCATGAATGTTTAAAATAAAGCTAGTTATGGAAGTTATAAGTAAGCTTATACCATATCCAAGTATGTTTATGCTAGGAATTGAAGTTAGTATATATAAAAGAATAAGTTCCTCCACAGCTACAATTATTGAATTCCTAAGTAAAACTCCTTGTTTACCAAGCCCATTTAAAATGCTAAAGGTTGTTACTGATAAGTAAGTAAACGGGGCAGAGATTGCGGCAAACTTAATATAAGTTCCAAGATCATCACGGGCAAAGAATAGTTTACCTAAAGATGTTGGAATGCTGAAACATACAATTAAAGTCGCAAGTCCAATTAAAAATGAAAGTTTAATTACTTGTGTTAATCTCTCTTCAAGAAGCATGTATTCTTTCTTTTCAACGTTTTCTGCAATATCTGGTATAAGAACTATGGACATTGATGTTATAACTACTAAAGGAAAGAATATTATTGTAAGCGCCATTCCAGAGAACTTTCCAATCATTCCAAGAGCCGTTGTATGACTAAATCCTGCAAGAAGAAGTCTTCTTGGAAGAATTAACGTAGAAACTGTGGATATTGCTGTAGTTAAGAATCCATTTAATGAAAGCGGAACTGCCATAAATAAAATATCAAAAAGTAGTTGAGCACCATTTTCAAGAGGGTATTCATCACATTTACTAAAATCTTTAGCTTTACTTATTTTATAAAAAATATATAGTAATAAGAAGCTTACAAATTCACCAGCAGCAAGGGCCGCATAAACAGAGGTTACTGTGTACTCTATTTCTTTTATAGGCAATGCTTTTATTATAAGTATAGTTACTATTATCCTAATGAATTTTTCAAATATGTCTATTAGTGCAGGAGTATTTACATTGGATATTCCGTAAAAATACCCTTTTATTATTGAAGAAAGTGCTACGAATGTTAAAGCGATACACACTAGTATTAAACTATAAATACTTCTAGGATCTTTTATAATTTTTATACTTATGTATTTTGAATTCATTGATACAAAAAGAGCAATAAAAATAGCCCATATTAAATCAAATACCATTGTTGCATGAACGCATTTATGTAAGTTTCTACAGTCATTTTTACTATAAAATGAAGAGGCTTGTTTTGAAAGGGCGGTTACCATACCACCACAGACAAGACAACAAAACAAATCATATATAGGCATTATAAGAGCATAAAGTCCTG
This Clostridium novyi NT DNA region includes the following protein-coding sequences:
- the spoVB gene encoding stage V sporulation protein B: MKADKFVKNSILLTLSNSTTGILKFVFSIILSRELGAEGTGLYALIMPIYDLFCCLVCGGMVTALSKQASSFYSKNDCRNLHKCVHATMVFDLIWAIFIALFVSMNSKYISIKIIKDPRSIYSLILVCIALTFVALSSIIKGYFYGISNVNTPALIDIFEKFIRIIVTILIIKALPIKEIEYTVTSVYAALAAGEFVSFLLLYIFYKISKAKDFSKCDEYPLENGAQLLFDILFMAVPLSLNGFLTTAISTVSTLILPRRLLLAGFSHTTALGMIGKFSGMALTIIFFPLVVITSMSIVLIPDIAENVEKKEYMLLEERLTQVIKLSFLIGLATLIVCFSIPTSLGKLFFARDDLGTYIKFAAISAPFTYLSVTTFSILNGLGKQGVLLRNSIIVAVEELILLYILTSIPSINILGYGISLLITSITSFILNIHEINKKCYMEFHNENIFIDILLSLLIYFIINIMNNLIPGSFFKFKIITIIIFAFFLFFSINSILSKTLKKQ